TTGTCTTCTTATCTGCTGCCCGTGGGGATCATCGCGGTGGTCACAACCCTGATCGAGTCCCTGCCTTTTGCGGACATTGATAACCTCACCGTTCCGCTGGTTTCTGTTTTGTTGGGGTTCCTATTGTTCTAACCAAGGAGATTTAAGTTGGAAAAAATCACGATTGACGGCAGTCATCTCACCATTGAAGACATTGTTGCCGTTGCCAGGCGAGGTGTAAAAGTGGAAATTGCACCTTCCGCCAGGGATGCAATCAATCAGGCCCGAAGTTGGGTGGAAGAGATCGTTGCCAAGGGTGATCCGGTCTATGGAATCAACACTGGATTTGGCATCTTTGCGGAATATCGCATTCCCTCCAAAGATTCAGCCAAGCTGAGCCGTAATCTGATCCTTAGTCACGCAGTCGGCACAGGGCAGCCACTTTCGGAAGAAGTGGTCCGGGCGGCAATTCTAGTTCGCGCGAACACCCTGGCGAAGGGTTTTTCCGGCGTGCGGCTAGAAGTTGTGGAGACGCTGCTGGCTCTCCTCAACCGCCATGTTACCCCCGTGATCCCTTCTCAAGGATCTTTGGGTTCTTCCGGTGACCTGGGTCCGCTTTCTCATTTGGCTCTGGTCTTCACGACTGATGCAGCGGATAAAGACGAAGAATCTGGCTATGCCCTATATAAATGTGAGATGCTCTCCGGTAAGGAAGCCATGCGACGGGCCGGAATTGAGCGTTTGATCCTGGGCGCAAAGGAAGGGTTGGCGGTTAATAACGGCGCGACTTTCTCAGCCGCGATCAGCGCTTTGGCGATTTATGATGCGGAAATTTTGCTGAAGGGTGCGGAAGTCTCCCTGGCGATGTCTCTGGAAGCTGTGATGGGCTGTATGGCGGCTTTTGATGCCCGTCTGCACGCTGCCCGTGGGCATGCCGGCCAGATGCGGGTGGCAGAAGATATTCGCAAACTCACGCAAGGCAGCAGTTTGGTAGATGCCACAGGCAGGATCCAGGACGCCTATTCGCTGCGCTGTGCACCGCAGGTGCAGGGTATTGGCTGGGACACACTGACTTTTGTACGCAACACGATTGAAACTGAGGTCAATGCCGCGACTGATAACCCCTTGCTCTTTGATCCTGGCGTAGCCGTCTCTGGTGGTAATTTCCACGGTGAGCCGGTTGGTGTGGTGATGGATATGCTGGGGATTGTGATCGCTGAGATTGCCTCCATTTCAGAGCGGC
This Chloroflexota bacterium DNA region includes the following protein-coding sequences:
- the hutH gene encoding histidine ammonia-lyase, which gives rise to MEKITIDGSHLTIEDIVAVARRGVKVEIAPSARDAINQARSWVEEIVAKGDPVYGINTGFGIFAEYRIPSKDSAKLSRNLILSHAVGTGQPLSEEVVRAAILVRANTLAKGFSGVRLEVVETLLALLNRHVTPVIPSQGSLGSSGDLGPLSHLALVFTTDAADKDEESGYALYKCEMLSGKEAMRRAGIERLILGAKEGLAVNNGATFSAAISALAIYDAEILLKGAEVSLAMSLEAVMGCMAAFDARLHAARGHAGQMRVAEDIRKLTQGSSLVDATGRIQDAYSLRCAPQVQGIGWDTLTFVRNTIETEVNAATDNPLLFDPGVAVSGGNFHGEPVGVVMDMLGIVIAEIASISERRTFRLTDGHLNADLPPMLVDRLSAAGLNSGLMMPQYTAASLVLENQTLATPDSVHSLPTSAEQEDHNANAMTAARHTREIVANTAHVLAIEIYTASRALHLRKRQNPHVTFGKGTNQAYQIIRNEVKYQAGDAWWAPEIDKVKALLMEKAFDNLVSD